The genomic segment CTTAGATAAATGGTCACTCCTGTGGTTCCCAGGGAACGGCAGACATGGCATGGGGGAAATTCGACACCTGGCCTCTCCAACACCCTCGTCCCCTTCTTTGGGGGACTTTGCTCCCCCAGATCCCACTATGTAGTTCCACTGGGGGCTGTGCACCTTGGCATCCTGCCACTCTGGAGCAGGAGGTGGGGCATGACCTAGGCCCCACCCATCAGAATCCTTCTTCGGACTTTTCACTCATCTCTAAGGGAAGAGGGCAGTTCCTCAGGAAAGACGACGACGTGCCGGTGGCCATGCCTCGCAGGCTGCTGCCGAGAAGAACAAGGCCAAGACACGTTAATAACCAAGAAGagccgggcgcaatggcttatgcctgtaatcccagcactttgggaggctgaggtgggaggatcacttgagcccaggagttcaagacccactttggcaacatagcgagaccctgtctctacaaaaatgaaaaaattagctgggcatggtggcacatgcctgtagccccagctacttaggctgagtgaggtaggaggatcgcttgagcctgggaggttgaggctacagtgagccgtggtcacaccactgtactgcctgggtgacagagcaagaccctgtctcaaaaaaaaaaaaaaaaaagaagatgacgATGAGAGACCTGAGACCTGGAGGGTCCAGATCCCATTTTCTGTCATCCTGGAGCCCAATCACATGCCCTGCCCTTTCTATGTTTTGGTTCCAGAGTCAGGGCCCCAAGCTTAGCAGGGTCCTGGGCTTGGTTTAATGCTGTATTGTTGCTGTCTTACTCATTTTTGAAAAAGGGACcttgaattttcattttgcactggacTCCATAAATTACACAGTCAGTCTTACATTTAGCCATTAATAGGTATTTTTGGTGTAAGATTCTAGTGGGGTAATCTAAAAGAGTACACAAGAGTGCAActcagacacatgcacacatgtacacacgcacacgcacacacacacgagacTAGAGTTCCTCGCCCCCTGTAAACCCAGACACTCAGCCCCTTCTCCCAGACCCCAGGAGCCCCAGTACCTGGCTCAGCCCCTCTTCCCAGCCGTGACACTTACACAGCATCTTGGTCACTTGTCTCCGGCCCCGATCGCGCCGCTGGAGCCTGCAGGTGTCTCTGGACATGGCTGCTGCAGAGCCCCTGCCCTTAGCCTCCTGCATGAGCAGTAGCCTCTCCCGCCGCAGTCGCAGCCCAATGAGCAGGTAGAGCACGCTGATGACAGCCATGGGCAGGCAGAAGAAGAGCAGCGCAGTGATCTGCACCGCCAGGTTGTAGAGGGCCCGTGGGCGGACCAGCGTGCAAAGATCTGAGTCTGGCACTGGGCCCCGGCAGGGCACATACAGCTGCTGGATGCCGTGCAGGCTGGTGTTGGGCAGGGAGCAGAGGATGGCAAGACCCCAGACAGTCCCAAGCACTCGGCGCACGTGGGCCTGTGTCACCATGGACCTGGCCTGGAGCGGGTGCACCACGGCCACATAGCGTTCCACGCTCAGGGCAGTGACGTTGAGCACTGAGGCCAGGCAGACCATCTCGAACAGCAGTGTGCGGAAATAGCAGCCACCAGCGCCCAGCAGGAAGGGGTAGTTGTGCCACATCTCATAGAGCTCCAGGGGCAGGCCCACCAGCAGCACCAGCAGGTCTGACACGGCCAGGCTGAAGAGGTAGTAGTTGGTGGGCGTGCGCATGGCCTTGTGGCGCAGGATGACCAGACAGGTCAGCCCATTGCCCACAGCGCCCACCGTGAAGATCAGCAGGTACGTGACACAGATGGGCATGAACAGCTGTGTCTGCCGGGGCCCCAGGTACTTGAATCTCAGTGCCTCATCGGTCAGGTTCAAGTCCTCAGGATCAAAGTGCCCCCTGGCCGCACTGCCATTGCAAGCCATGGGGCTCCTTGCATCCCCTGGGTACAGGTCTCCAGGGAGGACAGAGCAACTGAGGCAAGGAGGAGTCTGTGGAACAGAGGGGAGAAATGCCCAGAAAGGTCATTCAGGGAATGCTGGCTCTGTCTTAACTCATCAAGCCAAAGGTGACATTAGCACTA from the Macaca nemestrina isolate mMacNem1 chromosome 11, mMacNem.hap1, whole genome shotgun sequence genome contains:
- the LOC105473931 gene encoding neuromedin-U receptor 1 isoform X2 — protein: MACNGSAARGHFDPEDLNLTDEALRFKYLGPRQTQLFMPICVTYLLIFTVGAVGNGLTCLVILRHKAMRTPTNYYLFSLAVSDLLVLLVGLPLELYEMWHNYPFLLGAGGCYFRTLLFEMVCLASVLNVTALSVERYVAVVHPLQARSMVTQAHVRRVLGTVWGLAILCSLPNTSLHGIQQLYVPCRGPVPDSDLCTLVRPRALYNLAVQITALLFFCLPMAVISVLYLLIGLRLRRERLLLMQEAKGRGSAAAMSRDTCRLQRRDRGRRQVTKMLFVLVVVFGICWAPFHTDRVMWSIVSQWTDGLHLAFQHVHVISGIFFYLGSAANPVLYSLMSSRFRETFQEALCLRAHCHRLRPRHSSHSLSRVTTGSTLCDVGSPGSRVHPLAGDDGPEGQQETDLS
- the LOC105473931 gene encoding neuromedin-U receptor 1 isoform X1, which codes for MTPPCLSCSVLPGDLYPGDARSPMACNGSAARGHFDPEDLNLTDEALRFKYLGPRQTQLFMPICVTYLLIFTVGAVGNGLTCLVILRHKAMRTPTNYYLFSLAVSDLLVLLVGLPLELYEMWHNYPFLLGAGGCYFRTLLFEMVCLASVLNVTALSVERYVAVVHPLQARSMVTQAHVRRVLGTVWGLAILCSLPNTSLHGIQQLYVPCRGPVPDSDLCTLVRPRALYNLAVQITALLFFCLPMAVISVLYLLIGLRLRRERLLLMQEAKGRGSAAAMSRDTCRLQRRDRGRRQVTKMLFVLVVVFGICWAPFHTDRVMWSIVSQWTDGLHLAFQHVHVISGIFFYLGSAANPVLYSLMSSRFRETFQEALCLRAHCHRLRPRHSSHSLSRVTTGSTLCDVGSPGSRVHPLAGDDGPEGQQETDLS